The proteins below come from a single Halomonas binhaiensis genomic window:
- the ectA gene encoding diaminobutyrate acetyltransferase: MIAPSAITEPFTASVDLAKPSVADAVVGHETSPLFIRKPNPDDGWGIYELVKSCPPLDVNSAYAYLLLATQFRDSCAVATDADGAICGFVSGYVKSNSPDTYFLWQVAVNEKARGTGLARRMVEAVLTRPELDSVHHLETTITPDNQASWGLFRRLADRWQALLNSREYFSTDQLGGQHDPENLVRIGPFDTSRI, translated from the coding sequence ATGATTGCACCCAGTGCCATTACCGAGCCCTTCACTGCTTCCGTTGACCTTGCCAAGCCGAGCGTGGCAGATGCGGTGGTGGGCCATGAAACTTCACCTCTTTTCATTCGCAAGCCCAACCCTGATGACGGCTGGGGTATCTACGAGCTGGTCAAGTCCTGTCCTCCGCTGGACGTCAATTCTGCGTATGCCTACCTGCTACTCGCCACTCAGTTTCGCGATAGCTGCGCGGTTGCTACCGATGCGGATGGCGCGATATGCGGTTTCGTTTCCGGCTATGTGAAAAGCAACTCGCCCGATACGTATTTCTTGTGGCAAGTCGCGGTCAATGAAAAGGCGCGTGGCACCGGTTTGGCTCGCCGCATGGTCGAGGCCGTACTGACTCGCCCGGAACTGGATTCCGTGCATCATCTGGAAACCACCATCACTCCAGACAACCAGGCATCCTGGGGTCTGTTTCGGCGCCTGGCAGATCGCTGGCAGGCACTGCTCAATTCCCGCGAATACTTCTCCACGGATCAGCTTGGCGGTCAGCACGATCCGGAAAATCTGGTACGCATCGGTCCCTTCGATACTTCGCGTATCTAA